The following proteins come from a genomic window of Bactrocera tryoni isolate S06 chromosome 1, CSIRO_BtryS06_freeze2, whole genome shotgun sequence:
- the LOC120766385 gene encoding lipid storage droplets surface-binding protein 1 gives MANAPISKLHLESVDRIVSIPLVETSFKRIEDLYGKVKHNNRLFNWYFETAESTIFAAYESVQPAVKLFEAPLKHLDGVMCKSLDLLEQRIPLVYLPPEMMYWNTKEYMSDHLVRPVLKRADSVKQIGSTVLESSLTAYAADRLDEAFTVGDKFVDKYLVPLPGDQTDAPADEDKSAVTENEKGAIKAIHHGQRFSRKLKRRLTQRTLAEARALKKQSREAINILIYAAELIATDPKLALQKAKELWDYLSEDEPENQARPVSLEQLIVLLTRESARRLVHLVNFSANIASNLPKKLSHTTTEVVHHIIILNNRIISITKLDKVKNMSKQEAESLIKRALTFYGGLQIITNSYLERLATFLSGRIEAEKVTVTAIASNASSSNARRRIEAQDNSVPVPHINGVY, from the exons ATGG CTAATGCACCAATCAGCAAACTGCACTTAGAATCTGTCGATAGAATTGTCAGCATTCCATTGGTCGAGACAAGTTTTAAGCGTATCGAGGATCTGTATGGCAAAGTTAAACACAATAATCGGCTATTTAATTGGTATTTTGAAACCGCTGAATCTACAATTTTTGCCGCCTATGAGTCTGTGCAGCCGGCAGTCAAACTTTTCGAAGCGCCTCTGAAGCATCTGGATGGCGTTATGTGTAAAAGTTTGGACTTATTGGAACAGCGTATACCACTCGTTTATTTGCCACCAGAAATG ATGTATTGGAATACAAAGGAATACATGTCGGACCATCTTGTGCGGCCGGTGTTAAAGCGCGCCGATTCCGTCAAACAGATCGGCAGCACTGTGTTGGAAAGTTCACTAACAGCATATGCAGCGGATCGGCTAGACGAAGCCTTCACTGTTGGGGATAAATTCGTGGATAAATACTTAGTGCCTCTGCCAGGCGATCAAACGGATG CACCAGCTGATGAAGATAAGAGTGCTGTCACTGAAAACGAGAAAGGCGCCATTAAGGCAATACATCACGGTCAACGATTCTCACGCAAGCTTAAGCGTCGCCTAACCCAGCGCACCCTCGCCGAAGCAAGAGCCTTAAAGAAACAAAGCAGAGAAGCCATTAATATACTCATCTATGCAGCCGAGTTG ATTGCAACGGATCCAAAGTTGGCTCTACAAAAAGCCAAAGAACTTTGGGACTATCTGAGTGAAGACGAGCCAGAAAACCAAGCCAGGCCAGTCAGTTTGGAACAGTTAATTGTCTTATTGACACGGGAGTCAGCTCGACGTTTAGTGCATCTTGTGAATTTTAGTGCAAACATCGCTTCAAACCTCCCAAA AAAGTTGTCCCACACCACCACTGAGGTCGTTCATCACATTATAATTCTGAATAACCGCATTATTAGCATTACGAAATTGGATAAGGTTAAAAATATGTCCAAGCAAGAAGCTGAATCACTAATTAAGCGCGCCTTGACCTTCTATGGAGGTCTTCAAATCATCACTAATAGCTATTTG GAACGCTTAGCCACTTTTCTCTCTGGTCGCATAGAGGCGGAAAAGGTAACTGTCACTGCTATCGCATCTAACGCATCCTCGTCCAACGCAAGACGACGAATCGAAGCACAGGACAATAGTGTTCCTGTTCCACATATAAATGGCGTCTACTGA
- the LOC120770012 gene encoding helicase SKI2W: MSTSLTSRMDENIKKLQNYIICPELPINNPLPDTIPRRYNETRLLHLPKGSASTKLVPRRDYITGAIIEFDEIDLEDVGANASNSTSMRREPGLLEESIRGSSMNFPFWPGGFDEPPGEIKKLGVEFDFGLELLTVPPGFPKGYIFEENRIQSNSDVANLRNSENINLLENLEKDMDVQEWLKLTEEPTEVHSADTFNYSTEFKDVEEHIMGPDLKPVLEISNTNSKSTFRSEWAEMVDISHPITDFKKKIPCPAMTYPFELDVFQKQAILKLEERQYVFVAAHTSAGKTVVAEYAIALSQRDLTRTIYTSPIKALSNQKYRDFKKTFKDVGLITGDLQIDPTASCLIMTTEILRSMLYCGSEITRDLEYVIFDEVHYINNPERGHVWEEVIILLPDHVNIIMLSATVPNTMELADWVGSTKKRKVFVISTLKRPVPLKHYIYTGCGGKSKDDIFLLVDGNGKFMQENYVKAVERKKDMQAKSKGGQSMRPPKNFVSAKQDQNMWIGLIDFLKRNNKMPVVAFTLSRNRCDINLQALQSVDLNTAREKGSVQKFFQQCLQKLKPPDRQLPQVLSMKDSLERGIGVHHSGILPILKEIVEMLFQSGLVKLLFATETFAMGVNMPARTVIFDSHRKYDGLEVRNLKPGEYIQMAGRAGRRGHDENGTVILLCKSQVPPSMDLRSMILGQPEKLQSQFILRYAVILTCLRIESIKVEDIIQFSFKEFNQKLQLPMQQKQLEVAIDKFSQLPELGEQLQPLCRFYDLAQEYIIEKQRIMKYLLSQPKIAKELKVGRILVVTQGRHYNKLGILLAIKSTPGKDTVYRLLVLDHQFSSSDSKDNNFHRGEMYYKIVSLTPQNKLFQPEGIGGHCVIDAKAADIVEITKCTIKVDGDIIIRNWEQRQIERFKDSPPGATVVKAVSELQQLNQNYIDNTDAVKCINLSKDVNISEENELVQIRYTEHLWKQLHTLLPHTNIAGFEQEFATVYERKVLERRIEELKFKNSTKNLSLYPDYCNKLEVLRALKYIDDLDEVTLKGKVACEMGQNELLITELILCNMFNDLEPAEIAALLSSLVFQGKIQGEPVIPEKLKKCVKEFEEINDTILAEELRNKTIIESENRLNFGLLEVVYEWARNKPFAEIMKLTEVQEGIIVRCIQQLDETLRDVKTAAIRIGNPVLQSKMEEASTAIKRDIVFTASLYTAL, from the exons atgtcaaccAGTTTAACGAGtagaatggatgaaaatattaaaaaattacagaacTATATTATTTGTCCGGAATTACCAATAAATAATCCTTTACCGGACACCATTCCGCGACGTTACAATGAAACACGCTTGCTACATTTACCAAAAGGTTCTGCCAGCACCAAATTAGTGCCACGTCGCGACTATATCACTGGTGCGATAATTGAATTTGATGAGATAGATTTGGAAGATGTCGGTGCCAACGCAAGCAATTCCACCTCAATGCGTCGAGAACCTGGACTGTTGGAAGAGTCCATTCGAGGTTCATCGATGAATTTTCCATTCTGGCCGGGTGGATTTGATGAACCACCTGGAGAAATAAAAAAGCTAGGTGTTGAATTCGATTTTGGATTAGAACTGCTGACAGTGCCACCTGGTTTCCCCAAAGGCTATATATTCGAAGAAAATAGAATACAGTCAAATTCAGATGttgcaaatttaagaaatagtgaaaatatcaatcttttagaaaatttagaaaaggaCATGGATGTACAGGAATGGTTGAAGTTGACTGAAGAACCAACGGAAGTACATAGCGCAGATACATTCAACTATTCAACAGAATTTAAAGATGTAGAAGAGCATATTATGGGACCAGACCTTAAACCagttttggaaatttcaaatacaaactCGAAATCCACTTTTAGAAGCGAATGGGCGGAAATGGTTGACATATCACATCCTATTACGGACTTCAAAAAGAAAATTCCATGTCCCGCAATGACTTACCCCTTTGAGTTAGATGTGTTCCAAAAGCAAGCTATTCTTAAATTAGAAGAACGACAGTATGTGTTTGTAGCAGCACACACATCCGCTGGTAAAACAGTTGTAGCGGAATATGCAATAGCATTATCGCAGCGCGATTTAACTCGTACAATTTACACCTCTCCAATAAAAGCATTGtccaatcaaaaatatagagACTTTAAAAAAACGTTTAAGGACGTTGGATTAATTACGGGTGACCTGCAGATTGATCCCACGGCTTCTTGTCTTATTATGACTACTGAGATTCTTCGGTCCATGCTTTATTGTGGCAGTGAAATAACCAGAGATCTCGAATATGTGATTTTCGATGAAGTGCATTATATAAACAACCCAGAGCGTGGGCATGTATGGGAAGAGGTGATAATATTACTTCCAGATCATGTTAATATAATAATGCTAAGCGCTACGGTACCCAATACAATGGAATTAGCGGACTGGGTTGGCAGTACCAAGAAAAGGAAAGTGTTTGTAATAAGTACGCTTAAACGGCCTGTTCCTCTAAAGCATTATATATATACTGGATGTGGTGGTAAAAGCAAAGATGATATATTCCTACTGGTCGACGGGAACGGTaaatttatgcaagaaaattatgtaaaggCGGTAGAACGCAAAAAAGATATGCAGGCCAAATCAAAAGGGGGACAAAGTATGCGGCCGCCAAAAAATTTCGTTAGCGCTAAACAGGATCAGAACATGTGGATTGGGCTAATAGACTTTTTGAAGCGTAATAACAAAATGCCTGTAGTAGCATTCACATTATCGCGTAATCGCTGCGATATTAATTTGCAG GCATTACAATCAGTTGACTTAAATACTGCACGTGAAAAGGGTTCCGTACAGAAATTTTTCCAACAATGCTTACAGAAACTAAAGCCACCAGATCGCCAACTACCACAAGTTCTATCCATGAAGGATTCATTGGAACGCGGAATCGGTGTGCATCATAGTGGTATATTACCCATACTGAAGGAAATCGTTGAAATGCTTTTCCAATCGGGTTTAGTTAAACTACTGTTCGCTACGGAAACATTTGCTATGGGTGTTAACATGCCAGCGCGTACTGTGATCTTTGACTCACATCGTAAATATGACGGACTTGAAGTGCGTAATCTAAAACCTGGTGAATATATTCAAATGGCTGGACGTGCCGGACGACGTGGTCATGATGAAAATGGTACTGTTATACTATTGTGTAAATCTCAAGTCCCGCCTTCGATGGATCTACGCTCCATGATACTTGGACAACCAGAAAAATTGCAGTCACAATTCATATTACGATATGCTGTAATTCTTACTTGTTTACGCATTGAGAGCATTAAAGTTGAGGACATAATACAGTTCAGTTTCAAAGAATTTAATCAAAAACTGCAATTACCAATGCAGCAAAAGCAACTGGAAGTTGCGATTGATAAATTCTCTCAACTACCCGAACTGGGAGAACAACTACAGCCTCTATGTCGCTTTTATGATCTCGCCCAAgaatatattattgaaaaacaGCGTATCATG AAATATTTACTATCTCAACCTAAAATAGCGAAAGAGCTGAAGGTTGGCCGTATACTTGTGGTTACCCAAGGCAGACACTACAACAAATTGGGTATATTACTTGCCATAAAGTCTACCCCAGGAAAAGATACTGTCTACAGATTATTGGTGCTTGACCACCAATTCTCTTCAAGTGATTCAAAG GATAATAACTTTCATCGAGGAGAAATGTACTACAAAATAGTGTCGCTGACCCCACAGAACAAGTTATTTCAGCCCGAAGGCATTGGTGGCCATTGTGTAATTGATGCAAAAGCCGCTGATATAGTTGAAATTACAAAATGCACAATTAAAGTTGATGGAGACATTATAATTCGCAATTGGGAACAACGGCAAATCGAACGTTTTAAGGACTCCCCACCGGGCGCAACTGTCGTTAAGGCGGTGAGTGAATTACAACAACTTAATCAAAACTACATTGACAACACCGATGCGGTTAAGTGTATTAACCTCTCCAAAGATGTTAatataagtgaagaaaatgagtTGGTTCAAATTCGCTATACAGAACATTTGTGGAAACAGCTACACACATTGCTACCCCATACAAATATTGCTGGGTTTGAACAGGAATTCGCTACAGTTTACGAGCGTAAAGTGTTGGAACGACGTATTGAGGAAttgaaatttaagaattctaCTAAAAACCTCTCACTTTATCCAGATTATTGCAACAAATTGGAAGTATTACGCGCACTAAAATACATTGATGACTTGGACGAGG tcACGCTGAAAGGAAAAGTTGCTTGTGAAATGGGACAGAACGAGCTGTTAATAACAGAACTAATACTATGTAACATGTTCAATGATCTTGAACCGGCTGAAATCGCCGCATTACTCTCGAGTTTAGTATTTCAAGGAAAAATCCAAGGGGAGCCGGTGATTccagaaaagttaaaaaaa tGCGTTAAAGAGTTCGAAGAAATCAACGACACTATTTTAGCCGAAGAACTACGAAATAAGACAATTATAGAATCCGAAAATCGGCTGAACTTTGGATTGCTCGAAGTAGTGTACGAATGGGCACGCAACAAG CCGTTTGCCGAAATAATGAAGTTAACTGAAGTTCAAGAAGGCATAATTGTGCGATGTATACAGCAATTGGATGAAACCCTACGTGATGTCAAAACTGCAGCCATACGAATAGGTAATCCCGTCTTGCAAAGCAAAATGGAAGAAGCATCAACTGCCATTAAAAGAGACATAGTGTTTACTGCCAGTTTGTATACAGCATTGTGA
- the LOC120770020 gene encoding dnaJ homolog subfamily C member 8: MSFNERPTTSKDTSFDSFYTEVKEIEKRDSVLTSSQQIDRLLRPGSTYFNLNPFEVLQIEPSATVEEIKKRYRTLSILVHPDKNQDNKDRAQTAFEIINRAWKTLENDVTRKKCLDVYEEAKERTDHMIAEKRKKLRKESKGFENIPEDDPDKYKHAIYVMVMKLFADMERRRQQLDQRDQEERKRKRETEIEEEEKRKADLEWQKNFEESRQSRVNSWHDFQSGASKSKKSKKQKRMHGMIVPPKFKPESR, translated from the exons atgtctttTAATGAACGCCCCACCACATCAAAGGATACTTCATTTGACTCTTTCTATACGGAG gttaaagaaatagaaaaacgCGATTCTGTTCTAACCTCTTCTCAACAAATTGATCGTTTACTTCGTCCAGGTTCAACATATTTCAATCTCAATCCATTCGAGGTACTACAGATAGAGCCTAGTGCTACTGTTGAAGAAATAAAGAAACGTTACCGCACACTCTCCATACTGGTACATCCGGATAAGAATCAGGATAATAAAGATCGTGCCCAGACTGCTTTTGAGATTATAAATCGAGCTTGGAAGACACTGGAAAATGATGTCACGCGAAAAAAATGTCTCGATGTTTACGAGGAAGCGAAAGAAAGAACGGATCACATG ATTGCAGAGAAAAGAAAGAAGCTTCGAAAGGAGAGTAAAGGTTTTGAAAACATCCCTGAAGATGACCCTGATAAATATAAACATGCCATATATGTGATGGTTATGAAATTGTTTGCTGATATGGAACGGCGTCGGCAACAATTAGATCAACGAGATCAAGAAGAGCGCAAACGTAAACGCGAAACCGAAATTGAGGaggaagaaaaaagaaaagctgATTTAGAATGGCAGAAGAACTTTGAAGAGTCGCGCCAAAGTCGTGTAAATAGTTGGCATGATTTTCAGTCCGGTGCCAGCAAATCTAAGAagtcaaaaaaacaaaagcgtatGCATGGAATGATTGTTCCTCCCAAGTTTAAGCCTGAATCACGATAA
- the LOC120770027 gene encoding probable oligoribonuclease, with protein sequence MLKFISRGCIPSLTSRVSKFQCENHHSKLSKLSVNMENVPRLLADKSSIVWMDLEMTGLNSISDKIIEVACLITDKDLKVLTEGLCFAIKHPKEVFEQMNEWCVKQHNESGLVKKCLESNITPERAEKILLDYLQKHVPEGKCPLAGNSIYMDRLFLRHHMPSVDNYLHYRVIDISSIKELCRRWRSDLIKSAPEKRLLHRSLEDLQDSIEELKYYRENFFKTV encoded by the coding sequence atgcTAAAATTCATTTCACGTGGATGTATTCCTTCGTTAACATCAAgggtttcaaaatttcaatgcgaAAATCATCactcaaaactttcaaaattgtcTGTAAATATGGAGAACGTTCCAAGATTGTTAGCTGACAAATCTTCAATTGTATGGATGGACCTCGAGATGACTGGATTAAACTCGATTTCTGACAAAATAATCGAAGTAGCTTGTTTGATTACCGACAaggatttaaaagttttaacagAGGGTTTGTGCTTTGCTATTAAACATCCCAAAGAAGTTTTCGAGCAAATGAACGAGTGGTGCGTGAAGCAGCATAACGAATCCGGTTTAGTTAAAAAGTGCTTGGAATCAAATATCACACCAGAGCGTGCGGAAAAGATACTTTTGGATTACCTACAGAAACATGTTCCTGAGGGTAAATGTCCATTAGCTGGTAATTCTATTTATATGGACCGGCTATTTCTACGTCACCACATGCCATCCGTTGATAATTACTTGCATTACCGTGTTATCGATATCTCAAGTATAAAGGAATTGTGCCGTCGATGGAGATCCGACTTAATAAAATCGGCTCCCGAAAAACGTCTACTGCATCGAAGCTTAGAAGACTTACAAGATAGCAttgaagaattaaaatattaccgagaaaatttttttaaaactgtaTAG
- the LOC120779971 gene encoding COP9 signalosome complex subunit 6, with translation MERMDVDSEANLNLAPSCSHHPKCRVLASNTSIMAGPGTTPSVTASLHPLVILNISEHWTRIRAQAGETCQVFGALIGKQKGRNIEVMNSFELRVDRVGADVVINREYYQTKEQQFKQVFSDLDFIGWYTTDEAPTLLDIQIQKQMAEINECPILLQLNPLSRSVDQLPLKLYESTIELVGGEATMLFVPLTYTLATEEAERIGIDHVARMSTNETGEKSVVAEHLVAQDSAIKMLNKRIQIVLKYIKDVESGKVAANQEILRDAYALSHRLPVMKGHAFQEELYTQCNDVALISYLGAMTKGCNDMNHFVNKFNVLYDRQGSGRRARGLYF, from the exons ATGGAGCGAATGGACGTTGATTCGGAAGCTAATTTAAATCTTGCACCATCATGCAGCCATCATCCAAAATGTAGAGTTCTAGCATCAAATACGAGCATAATGGCAGGTCCGGGAACAACACCATCTGTCACCGCCTCTCTCCATCCATTggtaatattgaatatttccGAGCACTGGACCCGTATTCGTGCACAAGCGGGTGAAACTTGTCAAGTATTTGGTGCTTTGATAGGGAAACAAAAAGGTCGCAATATAGAAGTGATGAATTCCTTTGAATTAAGAGTGGACAGGGTGGGGGCAGACGTAGTCATCAACCGAGAATACTACCAAACAAAGGAGCAACAGTTCAAGCAG GTTTTCAGTGATCTAGATTTTATTGGTTGGTATACTACAGATGAAGCTCCCACACTCCTTGACATTCAAATTCAAAAGCAAATGGCAGAGATAAATGAATGTCCCATCTTACTGCAATTGAACCCATTGTCACGTAGTGTTGACCAACTTCCGTTAAAGTTATATGAATCCACTATCGAATTGGTAGGGGGAGAAGCTACAATGTTGTTTGTTCCACTAACTTACACATTGGCTACAGAAGAAGCTGAGCGAATCGGTATTGATCATGTGGCTCGTATGTCTACTAATGAAACTGGAGAAAAATCTGTAGTAGCAGAACACTTAGTGGCTCAAGATAGCGctattaaaatgttaaataaacgaatacaaatagttttaaaatatattaaagatgTTGAAAGTGGCAAAGTGGCAGCAAATCAGGAAATTTTGCGCGATGCATATGCCTTAAGTCATCGATTACCTGTTATGAAAGGTCATGCTTTCCAGGAAGAACTATACACTCAATGCAACGATGTCGCCCTTATTAGCTATTTGGGCGCAATGACCAAAGGCTGCAACGATATGAACCATTTTGtcaacaagtttaatgtacttTATGATCGCCAAGGATCTGGAAGACGAGCTCgtggtttatatttttaa
- the LOC120779980 gene encoding diphthine methyl ester synthase has product MFYLIGLGLGDPTDITVKGLEIVKRCARVYLEMYTSILGCPQEELEAFYGRPLLLADRDLVEQGADEILSGAGEEDVALLVVGDPFGATTHTDFILRAKEKKIQYKVVHNASIMNAIGCCGLQLYKFGETVSIPYWDETWKPDSFYDKIKLNRLHNMHTLCLLDIKVKEPTQESLMRRRKEYQPPRFMTVAEATQQLMTIVEKKDALERNTILNELSLCVGLARVGHDSQSIIVNTLREMSQTDLGGPLHSLVIPAKEMHPLEVEFLQQYTTLKLEDYNH; this is encoded by the exons ATGTTCTACTTAATCGGATTAGGACTTGGTGACCCGACTGACATTACAGTGAAAGGCCTTGAAATTGTAAAGCGCTGTGCACGAGTTTACCTAGAAATGTATACTTCCATACTTGGGTGCCCGCAAGAAGAACTG gaaGCTTTCTATGGACGACCTCTTTTGTTAGCCGATCGGGATTTGGTAGAACAAGGTGCAGATGAGATATTATCGGGTGCTGGTGAGGAAGACGTGGCATTATTAGTAGTTGGTGACCCATTTGGTGCAACTACACATACTGATTTTATACTCAGagccaaagaaaaaaaaatacaatacaagGTCGTACATAACGCATCCATTATGAACGCTATAGGATGCTGCGGTCTCCAACTTTATAAATTTGGTGAGACAGTGTCGATACCATACTGGGATGAAACATGGAAACCAGATAGCTTTTatgacaaaattaaattaaataggcTGCATAATATGCATACACTATGTTTGCTGGACATCAAGGTTAAAGAGCCAACCCAAGAATCGTTAATGCGTCGGCGAAAGGAATACCAACCACCACGTTTTATGACTGTGGCTGAAGCTACACAACAGTTAATGACGATTGTAGAAAAAAAAGATGCACTGGAACGTAACACGATTTTAAATGAATTGTCGCTCTGCGTTGGACTCGCTCGAGTTGGTCATGATAGTCAATCTATAATTGTAAATACATTACGCGAAATGAGTCAAACTGATCTCGGTGGTCCTTTGCATTCATTAGTGATACCTGCGAAGGAAATGCACCCACTCGAAGTGGAATTTTTGCAGCAATATACCACATTGAAGTTGGAGGACTATAATCActga
- the LOC120773488 gene encoding uncharacterized protein LOC120773488, whose amino-acid sequence MKLNCVMMQFVVLLMQNCPSQNGVLARNVHTTTAIILSDIRNAFKTITNNTNLINRIIPQMYEPVALSSNITFQFKMPNGSVKDGSSILTMRRSDLVDPVFPNLTMEYMRAQLNKTRSTLFTNESLDNLEPTKVSAESSANTWSSLGLDGWSGAVAPAVVEPNIQEAYPNSDILLGLENGGKDPDDENVYIARVNDPFGISVKWAFKNLTGRTKRDVLTLYSIIQCATGCKPLVYKGYGCYCGFSGSGVPVDGIDNCCRIHDICYENSNCISYLEYFVPYIWKCYRRKPLCALDHGEFGGPRSCAARLCKCDIQLSHCLRRFTCPRRKAVCFSSKARRFQNLLLSF is encoded by the exons ATGAAGTTAAATTGTGTCATGATGCAGTTTGTGGTGCTGTTAATGCAAAATTGTCCGTCCCAAAACGGCGTATTAGCGCGAAATGTACACACAACTACCGCTATAATTCTGAGTGACATTCGTAATGCTTTCAAAACCATAACAAACAATACAAATCTCATAAATCGTATTATACCCCAGATGTACGAGCCCGTAGCGCTTTCATCCAATATtacttttcaattcaaaatgcCAAACGGCAGTGTAAAGGACGGTTCCTCAATATTGACGATGCGGCGTAGTGACTTAGTTGACCCAGTTTTTCCTAATTTAACAATGGAGTACATGCGCGCGCAATTAAATAAAACCCGGTCCACTTTATTTACAAACGAAAGTCTGGATAATTTGGAGCCAACTAAAGTAAGTGCCGAAAGCAGTGCAAATACTTGGAGTTCACTAGGATTGGATGGTTGGTCTGGCGCTGTTGCTCCAGCGGTTGTTGAGCCAAATATTCAGGAGGCATATCCAAACAGCGATATCCTTTTAGGGTTGGAGAATGGAGGGAAGGACCCCGATGATGAGAACGTATATATTGCACGCGTTAATGATCCTTTCGGTATCTCCGTCAAATGGGCATTTAA AAATTTAACCGGTCGGACAAAACGCGACGTGCTTACATTATACTCCATCATTCAATGTGCCACCGGTTGTAAGCCACTCGTATATAAAGGATACGGTTGTTACTGTGGATTTTCAGGTTCTGGTGTTCCTGTTGATGGCATAGATAACTGCTGCAGGATCCACGACATATGTTACGAAAACAGTAATTGTATATcctatttagaatattttgtacCCTACATTTGGAAGTGCTATCGACGAAAACCATTATGCGCTTTAGACCATGGAGAATTTGGAGGCCCAAGATCATGTGCAGCGCGACTGTGTAAATGTGATATTCAATTGTCTCATTGTTTACGACGATTTACCTGTCCCAGACGTAAAGCGGTATGCTTCAGCTCGAAAGCTAggcgttttcaaaatttattactttcattttag